A section of the Petrimonas sulfuriphila genome encodes:
- a CDS encoding dihydrodipicolinate synthase family protein gives MRKIVQGIVTPLVTPLIDNNTLDIAGLERLIEHVISGGVHGIFILGTTGEASNLAINLRIEMIRQSSRLIRKRVPLLVGISDTSITESIRLAETAASFSADAVVSTPPFYFVMDQTELAEYYESLVPQLNLPLYLYNMPVNTKISFDPKTIKRIAENPRVVGFKDSSGNAPYLQRVIHEMRNCENFSIFVGPEEMTAEMVLLGADGGVNGGANIFPRLYVDLYHAAVANDIEVVRNLQAKIMNISSTLYTVGENGSSYLKGLKCSLEILGICNGFIASPFKKFSGQQYGQVKTALEKIMRICE, from the coding sequence ATGAGAAAAATTGTTCAGGGAATAGTAACCCCACTTGTAACTCCGCTTATCGACAACAACACCCTGGATATTGCCGGTTTGGAGAGATTGATTGAACACGTGATATCGGGTGGTGTACACGGCATTTTTATTTTGGGGACAACAGGAGAAGCCTCAAACCTGGCCATCAATCTCCGAATTGAAATGATTCGTCAGTCGAGCAGGTTGATACGAAAAAGAGTGCCCCTGCTGGTCGGTATTTCAGATACTTCCATTACGGAAAGTATCCGGTTGGCTGAAACAGCAGCTAGTTTCAGTGCAGATGCAGTAGTTTCCACCCCTCCGTTTTATTTTGTCATGGATCAGACGGAATTGGCAGAATACTATGAATCGCTGGTACCCCAGTTAAATCTACCGCTATACCTGTACAATATGCCTGTAAACACCAAGATAAGCTTTGACCCCAAAACGATAAAGAGAATAGCCGAAAATCCCCGTGTGGTAGGGTTTAAGGACAGCTCGGGTAACGCGCCTTATCTCCAGAGGGTTATACACGAGATGCGTAACTGTGAAAATTTTTCAATATTTGTGGGGCCGGAAGAAATGACAGCCGAAATGGTTTTGCTGGGTGCTGACGGAGGAGTTAACGGAGGAGCAAATATTTTTCCACGGTTGTACGTGGACTTGTATCATGCTGCTGTAGCAAATGACATCGAGGTGGTAAGAAACCTGCAGGCCAAAATAATGAATATCTCTTCTACCCTTTATACTGTTGGTGAAAACGGTTCCAGTTACCTGAAAGGATTGAAATGTTCATTGGAGATACTGGGAATTTGCAACGGTTTTATAGCTTCCCCTTTTAAAAAATTCAGCGGGCAGCAATACGGGCAAGTTAAAACTGCCCTGGAAAAGATTATGAGGATCTGTGAGTGA